The nucleotide window CTTAAATCACaacaatattaattattattaaagtcgttaaaaaaaattttcttttctattaatggtataaaatttataggTATCGCTAAAAgatatgaaatattataaaaatttaaagttattaaattaattggtACTATTAGATTAGACGACCaccaatttttaatttcatataatttattgataataaaaatttttttgcatataatttaataaattggtaattgataatgatataaagaaattaaaaaaaaattttttttttactgataaaaacgtaaattaactaattttttgcATAAATAACCAAAAAAGCAAGGGAAACAAGAGGTATTTAATATtagattcattttttatcattttttttggataaaatttactaatttttttattttttttagtaaagcAATAAACAATGAATGCCTATCaactttttaaagatatcCCAGATGAAACTGCAGTTAtcaaatatctttaaaaacaTGGTTTAATCCTGATTCAAAGGAATGCAAAAATGGCCATGAAATAAAGCTTTCTTTGGGGCAGTGAATAGATGGAGATGCAGCCTTAGAAGCTGCAGAAAACAGGTGAAAGTGCGGGTCGGAACATGGTTTTAAAGAACCAGAATGCCACTAAAAACGGCCATTTTCTTCATATATTATTGGGCAAATAAAGAGTCGTCTGGGGAAAGAATGAAAAGGGAATTGGAGCTGGATCCAGGTACGACTGTAAACTGGAACACCCTTCTGAAAAAAGTGTGCCtttttatggaaaaaaaagacaaaaataAGATTGGAGGAAAAGGGTTTACTGTAGAGGTTAATGAAACCCTTTTTCCCAGAAGGAAAAATCATGCCGGAAGAATGCTGGGGCAGCAGTGGTGCTTTGGAGGGATTTGCAGGGAGACTAAAAAGTGTTTCGTAGAGCCTGTTGCGGATCGGACTTCAGAAACGTTGATGAAGGTGTTGAAGAGAAAGGTGGCGGCAGAAAGCCTAATAATCTCAGATATGTGGAGGAGATACTCCCAAGTAAGTGCTTCTGGGTATGAGCATTTGAAGGTGAGCTACAAGTATAATTTTGTGGATCCACTGACGAATGCTCAAACCCAAAACATTGAAAGGGTCTGGAGGTCAGTGAAGGAAAGGTCCAAGAAGCATAATGAGACACACAGAAACATGTTGAAGAGATACATGCATGAATTTACTTAGAGgaagaaaaataaagataatgaaTTTGAGTCCATTTTAAGAGacattattatctttaatgactttttaaatgagtaataaaaattttttaattttaattttattggaaACATTTAAgggtatttattttttaaaaaattttttaatttagttaatttttgaaaaaaattatatgcaaattaaaaaatggtgGGCATAGAATTAAATAGTACCAAAATTACTAAAAGATATG belongs to Strongyloides ratti genome assembly S_ratti_ED321, scaffold srae_scaffold0000088 and includes:
- a CDS encoding Transposase, ISXO2-like domain-containing protein translates to MKRELELDPGTTVNWNTLLKKVCLFMEKKDKNKIGGKGFTVEVNETLFPRRKNHAGRMLGQQWCFGGICRETKKCFVEPVADRTSETLMKVLKRKVAAESLIISDMWRRYSQVSASGYEHLKVSYKYNFVDPLTNAQTQNIERVWRSVKERSKKHNETHRNMLKRYMHEFT